A window of Candida orthopsilosis Co 90-125, chromosome 8 draft sequence contains these coding sequences:
- a CDS encoding Grc3 protein: MISLSSLPVEVLKEVFHHLNQHYTLTLAPLHSRFYYIAKPKLYRNIYVYSPWPIYDESKKPKDWNETFHISKSLNNLKSKKYTIISSDTLERYLAKMDRAQEIYHFELYVYNVTMIDCILRHFTTIRYFETLLNYKPPEPGESADYKVYNSLDLYHDVTVLVSPDFRQYSDTFKLFHIPYRDLPVVLESVDRVKQLTEMGLRLVLDWRHKLFLCTIKVPVLEIYYEFMYMTGNFKLIDYFDTSSLRELSLKGDIDVNTFFSNGDLEKDFPHLVQLCLRLIGKRPSAVQDLRHFSHGKLLSLIVSTHANAECDARAVCDLTPRYPSSCINWWMEEPINGSMLHTHNMKVLSPNLPYGTIGYHFHSNEDLTKFKHTVVTGTGEVVEVKFKKWYTNDELYTIYMKSAWPPVFRHRVEKGCANYYTSPYW, encoded by the coding sequence ATGATTTCCTTGTCAAGTTTACCTGTTGAGGTATTGAAAGAAGTTTTCCATCATCTCAACCAACACTATACGTTAACGTTAGCTCCACTACATTCCAGATTTTACTACATTGCCAAACCCAAATTGTACAGGAACATATATGTTTATTCACCATGGCCAATATACGACGAGCTGAAGAAACCAAAAGATTGGAATGAAACTTTTCACATTTCGAAAAGTCTCAACAACCTCAAGAGCAAAAAGTATACAATAATATCATCCGATACGCTTGAGAGATATTTAGCGAAAATGGACAGGGCGCAAgaaatttatcattttgaattgtatgTTTACAATGTGACAATGATTGACTGCATTCTAAGGCATTTTACAACAATTCGCTATTTTGAAACACTTCTCAACTACAAACCTCCAGAGCCTGGTGAAAGTGCAGATTATAAGGTGTACAACTCCCTTGATCTTTACCATGATGTTACTGTTCTTGTTTCCCCTGATTTTCGACAGTACTCAGATACTTTCAAGTTGTTTCACATTCCCTACCGAGATTTACCTGTCGTTTTGGAAAGCGTTGATAGGGTAAAGCAATTGACAGAGATGGGACTTCGCTTAGTTCTTGATTGGCGCCATAagctttttctttgtacTATAAAAGTTCCCGTGCTCGAGATCTACTATGAATTCATGTATATGACAGGGaattttaaattgattgactATTTTGATACCAGCTCTCTTAGGGAGTTGTCACTAAAAGGAGATATTGACGTGAACACGTTTTTCTCCAACGGTGATTTAGAAAAAGACTTTCCACATTTGGTACAATTATGTTTAAGGTTAATCGGTAAAAGACCTTCTGCAGTTCAGGATCTAAGACATTTTAGCCATGGTAAACTATTATCCCTTATTGTGTCAACCCACGCCAATGCTGAGTGTGATGCTAGGGCCGTATGTGATTTGACCCCCAGGTACCCCAGTAGTTGCATTAACTGGTGGATGGAGGAGCCGATAAATGGTTCAATGTTACACACACACAATATGAAAGTCTTGAGTCCCAATCTCCCGTATGGTACTATCGGCTATCATTTCCATAgcaatgaagatttgacaaaatttaAACATACTGTTGTTACTGGCACTGGAGAGGTGGTGGAGGTGAAGTTCAAAAAGTGGTAtacaaatgatgaattataCACCATATACATGAAATCCGCGTGGCCTCCAGTATTTCGACATAGAGTTGAGAAAGGTTGCGCAAATTATTATACTAGTCCTTATTGGTAG
- a CDS encoding Sal6 protein phosphatase (member of the Type 1 family (serine/threonine-specific), similar to S. cerevisiae), with product MGNSPSKDEPLPKSSSSSNTNNEGNSNSGTSGSTDLDPDEMASALSQLNLKKSHHRINNQQQKAPTTAKSLHATSPAIEIKDKEKKRRGGSQYLNVPTETSQRGAAPSHSPNNRTVSKPQGKVTSSSSSSSTFEEYPANQDFDLEIGLSMAKLLKNQHDVSSSVESSDISVASPVFTTSGNDMKEEESLSSSGSSPGNYIATKSLANIEGSPLVSKLDSIAESRSLESSPEPRILSQENLRKFDKVTSVATQKPQSSSSTSLSSSPPLIPSNKKLAIDIDSVIERLLSTKKRSTSRKAKDALRVDSEEIRYILGKSRQIFLEQPNLLRLSPPVKVVGDIHGQFHDLIRIFNCCGYPPYSNYLFMGDYVDRGEKSLETILLLLCYKIKYPENFFMLRGNHESANITKIYGFYDECKRRLKNPRMWKNFIDVFNTLPVAATINDKIFCVHGGLSPELNDLSQIENIKRPTDVPDKGLLADLLWSDPDPSIRNFSLTNWPKNDRGVSYCFGKKHVDYFCSKFKLDLIVRGHMVVEDGYEFFNKRKLVTVFSAPNYCGEFNNFGAIMSVNKHLYCSFELIKPS from the coding sequence ATGGGAAATAGCCCGTCCAAAGATGAACCCCTACCGAAGTCGTCATcctcatcaaatacaaacaatgaaGGAAACTCAAACTCAGGTACAAGTGGAAGTACCGACTTAGATCCTGATGAGATGGCCCTGGCGCTATCTCAactaaatttgaaaaaactGCATCATAGAATTAATAATCAGCAACAGAAGGCACCTACTACAGCAAAGAGTTTGCATGCGACATCTCCAGCTATTGAAATCAAGGATAAGGAGAAGAAGCGTCGTGGTGGCAGCCAGTATTTGAATGTCCCTACTGAAACTAGTCAAAGAGGAGCTGCGCCTTCACACTCTCCTAACAACAGGACCGTTTCTAAGCCTCAAGGTAAGGTGACGTCTTCGTCGTCTTCATCGTCTACATTTGAGGAATATCCAGCAAACCAAGACTTTGACTTGGAGATTGGTTTATCAATGGCTAAACTTTTAAAGAATCAACACGATGTATCTTCATCGGTGGAGTCACTGGACATTTCTGTTGCCTCGCCGGTATTTACAACTTCAGGCAACGACATGAAGGAAGAAGAACTGCTCCTGTCGTCTGGCTCAAGTCCTGGTAATTATATTGCAACAAAGAGTTTGGCAAATATTGAGGGTTCTCCGttagtttcaaaattggattcaataGCTGAAAGCAGGTCATTGGAGTCATCGCCTGAACCAAGAATACTATCGCAAGAGAACTTGAGAAAATTTGACAAGGTAACGTCAGTTGCAACTCAAAAACCACAGTCAAGTAGCTCAACTTCATTATCAAGTTCGCCACCGTTGATCCCAAGTAACAAGAAGTTGGcaattgatattgataGCGTCATTGAAAGATTATTGTCAACCAAGAAACGGTCAACGTCTCGTAAAGCTAAAGATGCTTTACGTGTTGATTCTGAAGAAATTAGATACATCTTGGGCAAAAGTAGACAAATCTTTTTGGAACAACCTAATCTATTACGATTATCCCCACCAGTAAAAGTTGTTGGCGATATACATGGACAATTTCATGATCTCATTCGTATATTCAACTGTTGTGGGTATCCGCCATACTCaaattatttatttatgGGTGATTACGTTGATCGTGGAGAAAAATCATTGGAAACAATTTTATTACTCTTGTGTTATAAAATTAAATATCCCGAAAATTTCTTTATGTTGAGAGGTAATCATGAATCAGCGAATATCACCAAGATTTATGGATTTTATGACGAGTGTAAGagaagattgaaaaatccaCGCATGTGGAAGAATTTTATTGATGTGTTTAATACTTTACCAGTTGCAGCAACAATCAATGATAAGATTTTTTGTGTTCATGGAGGATTGTCACCAGAGCTTAATGATTTGTCTCAAATTGAGAATATCAAAAGACCAACCGATGTTCCTGATAAAGGGTTATTGGCTGATTTACTATGGTCCGATCCTGATCCTCTGATTAGGAATTTTTCATTAACAAATTGGCCCAAGAATGATCGGGGTgtttcttattgttttggaaagaagCACGTTGATTACTTTTGTTcgaaattcaaattggatctTATTGTCAGAGGTCATatggttgttgaagatgggTATgagtttttcaacaagagGAAGCTTGTAACTGTTTTCAGTGCTCCTAATTATTGTGGagaattcaacaattttggaGCAATCATGAGCGTCAATAAACATTTGTATTGCTCATTCGAGTTGATTAAGCCATCTTAG
- a CDS encoding Snq2 protein (protein similar to S. cerevisiae Snq2p transporter) — protein sequence MDSNSTTASTSSIEDFTGQHPHHHSYNHNESEKVNENGLRRTDSVLGSDEDFDDNNDESRRLHLVRTITALSNKNSSDQLDSLSRHISRQITNKEGGFTMKMEEFSLLRILSNFVYFAKKQGLAMRCSGVSFQDLCVYGNDESFAIVPTVLDLLKGPIGGIQQAVSKMRTPKKTILNNLNGFAKPGEMVLVLGRPGAGCTTFLKSLTGTDFDLYKGVEGDIRYDGLTQHEMLNNYKNDLVYNPELDVHFPHLTVDQTLSFAIGCKTPKMRLNGVTREQFVNAKKELLATVFGLRHTYHTKVGNDFVRGVSGGERKRVSIAEALACNGSIYCWDNATRGLDASTALEFARAIRTSTDILKTTAFVSIYQAGENIYECFDKVTVLYHGRQIYFGSAKRAKKYFEDMGWECPARQTTAEFLTALTDPIGRFAKEGWENKVPQTAEEFEAYWLRSNEYKELLQEIQDYNNSIDADETRQMYYKSITQEKMKGARKKSPYTISYLHQLKLCSIRSAQQIWGDKAYTVTLIGAGVSQAFVSGSLYYNTPETVLGAFSRGGVVFFAVLFMALMGLAEISASFSSRPILMKQKNYSMYHPSADALSNFVTSIPISVLINIFFVIILYFLSNLAREPGKFFIAFLFVVLLHLTMGALFKAVASINKTVAAANALGGVLMMASLMYSSYMIQRPSMHPWFKWISYINPVLYAFEAIVASEFHGRHMKCLGQYLTPSGPGYENLGNGEQACAFLGSKVGQDWVLGDDYLKTAYTYSFNHVWRNFGIMIGFMAFFLAINALGTEYIKPITGGGDKLLYLRGKIPNKIALPAEKQAGDIEEGPAMNDLDDREVKVNANDQDLRVKDIFLWKNVDYVIPYDGIERKLLDDVNGYCIPGTLTALMGESGAGKTTLLNTLAQRIDFGTITGDMLVNGKPLDTSFSRRTGYVQQQDIHVSEVTVRESLQFAARLRRSNDVSDAEKLDYVEKIIDVLDMGLYADAVVGRSGNGLNVEQRKKLSIGVELVAKPSLLLFLDEPTSGLDSQSAWAIVKLLRDLANAGQSILCTIHQPSATLFEEFDRLLLLRKGGQTVYFGEIGDKSKTILDYFERNGARHCDEAENPAEYILEAIGAGATASIEEDWFEIWQNSSEKVKEDEKLNNLIQELEKKPSDLSPEEEKQLHHKYATPYFYQFRYVLHRNALTFFRDPDYVMAKIFLMTIAGLFIGFTFFGLKHTKTGAQNGMFCSFLTVVVSAPVINQIQEKAINGRDLYEVREKLSNTYHWSLMILCQALNEMPYLLVGGAIMFVSVYFPTQAATTASQSGMFYFTQGVFVQAFAVSFGLMVLYIAPNLQSAAVLVSFLYTFIVAFSGIVQPVNLMPGFWTFMYKLSPYTYFIQNLVSSFLHRREIHCSDKEMAFFNPPAGKTCGEFAEAFVNRAGGYIDNPSDDSNCGYCSFSNADEYLLTIGAKFSLRWRNVGFFFAYIIFNIGFCMCLYYLLRYSKLTNKATGFFAGFKKNKK from the coding sequence ATGGATTCCAATTCTACAACTGCTTCAACTTCGTCAATTGAAGACTTCACTGGTCAACATCCCCACCACCACAGCTACAATCACAATGAAAGCGAAAAAGTAAATGAAAACGGTTTAAGACGCACTGACTCAGTCCTTGGttctgatgaagattttgatgataataatGATGAAAGTAGAAGATTACATTTGGTAAGAACAATTACTGCTTTATCCAATAAAAACTCATCTGATCAGCTTGATTCCCTTTCAAGGCATATCTCTCGACAAATAACCAATAAGGAAGGGGGATTTACCATGAAGATGGAAGAATTTAGTCTTCTTCggattttatcaaattttgtttattttgcCAAAAAACAAGGTTTAGCAATGAGATGTAGTGGTGTTTCATTCCAAGATCTTTGTGTTTACGGAAACGATGAGTCATTTGCCATTGTTCCTACTGTACTTGATTTATTAAAGGGCCCTATTGGTGGTATACAACAAgcagtttcaaaaatgagaACACCTAAAAagacaattttgaataatttgaatGGGTTTGCCAAACCAGGGGAAATGGTTTTGGTATTGGGTAGACCAGGTGCTGGTTGTACAACTTttttaaaatcattgaCCGGTACggattttgatttgtataAAGGTGTTGAAGGGGATATCAGATACGATGGATTAACTCAACACGAAATGTTAAACAATTACAAGAACGATTTGGTCTACAACCCCGAATTGGATGTTCATTTTCCTCATTTAACTGTTGACCAGACCTTGTCATTTGCCATTGGTTGTAAAACACCTAAAATGAGATTGAATGGAGTGACAAGAGaacaatttgttaatgCCAAGAAGGAACTTTTGGCTACTGTTTTTGGATTAAGACATACATACCATACCAAAGTTGgtaatgattttgttcGTGGTGTATCAGGtggagaaagaaagagagtATCAATTGCTGAAGCCTTGGCCTGTAATGGGTCCATATATTGCTGGGATAATGCTACCAGAGGGTTGGATGCATCTACTGCATTGGAGTTTGCCCGTGCTATACGTACATCCACTGACATATTGAAAACGActgcttttgtttcaatttaccAAGCTGGAGAAAATATATACGAATGTTTTGACAAGGTTACTGTTCTTTACCATGGAAGACAAATCTACTTTGGATCTGCTAAAAGGGCCAAAAAGTATTTTGAAGACATGGGATGGGAATGTCCAGCAAGACAAACCACTGCCGAATTTTTAACAGCTCTTACTGATCCAATTGGAAGATTTGCCAAAGAAGGATGGGAAAATAAAGTACCTCAAACAGCAGAGGAATTTGAGGCTTACTGGTTGAGATCAAACGAGTATAAGGAATTGCTTCAAGAGATTCAAGATTACAACAATTCCATCGATGCAGATGAAACGAGACAAATGTACTACAAGTCAATTACTCAAGAAAAGATGAAAGGGGCTAGAAAAAAGTCTCCTTACACCATCTCCTACTTgcaccaattgaaattgtgtTCGATAAGAAGTGCACAACAAATTTGGGGTGACAAAGCATACACAGTTACCCTTATCGGGGCTGGAGTAAGTCAAGCTTTCGTTAGTGGATCGTTGTATTATAACACACCCGAAACAGTTCTTGGTGCATTTTCACGTGGTGGTGTTGTGTTTTTCGCTGTGTTGTTTATGGCATTGATGGGTTTAGCTGAGATTTCAGCCTCATTTAGCAGTCGtccaattttgatgaagcaaAAGAACTATTCAATGTATCACCCTTCAGCTGATGCCCTTTCCAACTTTGTTacatcaattccaattaGTGTTCttatcaatattttctttgtcatcattttatactttttgtCCAATTTAGCCAGGGAACCGGGTAAGTTTTTTATTGcgtttttgtttgttgtgttgCTTCATTTGACTATGGGTGCTTTATTTAAAGCTGTGGCATCTATAAACAAGactgttgctgctgcaaATGCATTGGGAGGTGTGTTGATGATGGCGTCGTTGATGTACTCCTCTTATATGATTCAGCGTCCTTCTATGCATCCGTGGTTCAAGTGGATCTCATACATTAACCCAGTGTTGTATGCATTTGAAGCAATTGTTGCATCAGAGTTTCATGGAAGACATATGAAATGTTTGGGACAGTACCTCACTCCTAGCGGTCCCGGTTATGAGAACTTGGGCAACGGGGAACAAGCTTGTGCATTTCTTGGATCAAAAGTTGGTCAAGATTGGGTTTTAGGAGATGATTACTTGAAAACTGCATACACATATAGTTTCAACCATGTGTGGAGAAACTTTGGTATCATGATTGGGTTTATGGCCTTCTTTTTAGCCATTAACGCATTGGGTACTGAGTATATCAAACCTATAACGGGTGGTGGTGATAAACTTTTGTACTTGAGGGGTAAAATACCCAACAAGATTGCTTTACCAGCAGAAAAACAGGCCGGTGATATAGAAGAAGGACCAGCAATGAATGATTTAGATGATCGTGAGGTTAAAGTCAATGCTAATGACCAAGATTTAAGAGTTAAAGATATTTTCCTTTGGAAGAATGTTGATTATGTCATTCCGTATGATGGAATAGAGAGAAAACTTTTGGATGATGTTAATGGATATTGTATACCAGGAACTTTGACAGCATTGATGGGTGAGTCTGGTGCAGGTAAAACAACCTTGTTGAATACCTTGGCccaaagaattgattttggaacTATTACGGGCGACATGTTGGTTAATGGTAAACCCCTCGATACTTCATTCAGTAGGAGAACTGGGTAtgtacaacaacaagatatcCATGTTTCTGAGGTGACAGTTCGTGAGTCGTTGCAGTTTGCTGCTAGGTTAAGAAGATCAAATGATGTGAGCGATGCCGAAAAGTTGGATtatgttgaaaagattattgatgttttggatATGGGTCTTTATGCTGATGCAGTGGTTGGAAGGTCAGGTAATGGGCTCAATGTTGAACAGAGGAAAAAGCTTTCCATTGGTGTCGAATTGGTTGCAAAACCATCGTTGTTGCTTTTCCTTGATGAGCCCACCTCCGGTTTAGATTCACAATCAGCATGGGCAATTGTCAAGTTGTTGAGAGACTTGGCCAATGCCGGGCAATCAATCTTGTGTACCATCCATCAACCATCTGCCACATTGTTTGAAGAGTTTGATCGGTTGTTGCTATTAAGAAAAGGAGGACAAACAGTTTACTTCGGAGAAATTGGTGACAAGTCAAAGACGATTCTTGATTACTTTGAAAGAAATGGAGCTAGACATTGCGACGAGGCTGAAAACCCAGCCGAGTATATTTTGGAGGCTATTGGTGCTGGAGCAACTgcttcaattgaagaagattggtttgaaatttggcaaaattcATCCgaaaaagtcaaagaagatgaaaaattaaacaacttaattcaagaattggaaaaaaaacCCTCCGATTTGAGTCCTGAGGAGGAGAAACAATTGCATCACAAGTATGCCACTCCATACTTCTACCAATTTAGATACGTTTTGCATAGAAATGCCTTGACATTTTTCCGTGACCCTGACTATGTTATGGCCAAGATTTTCTTGATGACAATTGCTGGTTTATTTATTGGATTCACCTTTTTCGGATTAAAACATACAAAAACAGGGGCTCAAAATGGTATGTTTTGTTCATTCTTGACTGTGGTTGTGTCGGCTCCTgtcatcaatcaaatacaaGAAAAGGCCATCAACGGTAGAGATTTGTATGAGGTTCgtgaaaaattgtcaaacaCCTATCACTGGTCATTGATGATCTTGTGTCAAGCGTTGAATGAAATGCCATACTTGTTGGTTGGAGGAGCAATTATGTTTGTTTCAGTTTACTTTCCCACGCAAGCAGCAACTACAGCATCTCAATCAGGTATGTTTTATTTTACACAGGGTGTATTTGTTCAAGCATTTGCAGTGTCTTTTGGTTTGATGGTACTTTACATTGCTCCAAATTTACAGAGTGCTGCTGTTCTTGTTTCCTTTTTATACACCTTTATTGTCGCATTTTCAGGAATTGTACAACCAGTGAATTTGATGCCTGGATTCTGGACATTTATGTACAAGTTATCACCATACACttatttcattcaaaatttggtgTCATCATTTTTACATCGCAGGGAGATTCATTGTAGTGATAAGGAAATGGCTTTTTTCAATCCTCCAGCTGGGAAAACATGTGGAGAATTTGCCGAAGCATTTGTAAATAGAGCTGGAGGATATATCGATAATCCTTCTGATGACTCAAACTGTGGTTACTGTTCGTTTTCCAATGCTGATGAATATTTGTTAACAATTGGAGCTAAATTTTCTTTAAGATGGAGAAATGTTGGATTTTTCTTTGCATACATTATATTCAACATAGGCTTTTGCATGTGTCTTTATTATTTGTTGAGATATAGCAAATTAACCAACAAGGCTACTGGGTTTTTCGCTGGTTTtaagaagaacaagaagtGA